The Zingiber officinale cultivar Zhangliang chromosome 10A, Zo_v1.1, whole genome shotgun sequence genome contains a region encoding:
- the LOC122027641 gene encoding aspartyl protease family protein 2-like, giving the protein MADTPFLPHLSSLFFLLLLVVHVNGRSKPLQLRTLLVTLLRSPEALLPEEYEAQSLATAVGSQSEATLSLSSLHFDLSHRDSLLAQTASPEQIFLLRLDRDDARVESVRQMLAEAAAPPPRNVTGRKGFSSKVVSGLAQGSGEYFARIGIGTPPRYAYMVLDTGSDIVWLQCAPCRRCYSQSDPIFDPRRSRTYAAVPCGAPLCRRLDAAGCNTRRRSCQYQVSYGDGSVTTGEYSTETLTFRRSFRVPRVALGCGHDDEGLFVAAAGLLGLGQGSLSFPSQIGRRFGRMFSYCLVDRTSAGATNRSSTVVFGKSAVPRASSRVAYTPMLRNPKVDTFYYIELTGVSVGGTRVPGVLTSDLRLDPSTGRGGVIVDSGTSVTRLARPAYEALRDAFKAGTTGLKASPGGFSLFDTCYNLSGRTEVKVPTVVLHLAGGSAVSLPAENYLIPVDTSATFCFAFAGTDSGVSIIGNIQQQGYRVVFDREKSRVGLMPRGC; this is encoded by the coding sequence ATGGCGGACACTCCGTTTCTTCCCCACCTCTCCTCGctgttcttcctcctcctcctcgttgTGCACGTTAATGGACGTTCGAAGCCTCTGCAGCTTCGAACCCTCCTCGTTACCCTTCTCAGAAGTCCTGAAGCTCTCCTACCAGAAGAGTACGAGGCCCAAAGCCTAGCCACTGCGGTGGGCTCCCAGTCGGAAGCGACtctttccctctcctctctcCACTTCGATCTCTCCCACCGTGACTCTCTCCTTGCTCAGACCGCCTCCCCCGAGCAGATCTTCCTACTCCGCCTCGATCGCGACGACGCGCGGGTGGAATCCGTCCGCCAGATGCTCGCGGAGGCGGCTGCTCCGCCTCCGCGGAACGTCACTGGCCGGAAAGGGTTCAGCAGTAAGGTTGTGTCCGGCCTCGCGCAGGGCAGCGGCGAGTACTTCGCCAGGATTGGGATCGGGACGCCGCCGAGGTACGCCTACATGGTGCTCGACACCGGCAGCGACATCGTCTGGCTTCAGTGCGCCCCGTGCCGGCGCTGCTACTCCCAATCTGACCCGATCTTCGACCCTCGAAGATCCCGCACTTACGCCGCCGTTCCCTGCGGCGCCCCGCTGTGCCGCCGCTTGGATGCTGCCGGGTGTAACACCCGTCGCCGGAGCTGCCAGTATCAGGTCTCGTACGGCGACGGATCCGTCACCACGGGCGAGTACTCGACCGAGACGCTTACTTTCCGGCGAAGTTTCCGCGTACCGCGCGTCGCTCTTGGATGTGGGCACGACGACGAGGGCCTCTTCGTCGCCGCTGCGGGTCTCCTCGGCCTTGGCCAGGGAAGTCTATCTTTTCCGTCCCAGATCGGCCGAAGGTTCGGCCGCATGTTTTCCTACTGCCTGGTAGATCGCACCTCCGCCGGGGCTACGAACCGGTCCTCCACGGTGGTGTTCGGAAAATCCGCTGTGCCCAGAGCCTCCTCGCGAGTGGCTTACACTCCCATGCTGCGGAACCCCAAGGTGGACACTTTCTACTACATCGAGCTCACGGGAGTGAGCGTTGGTGGAACGCGCGTGCCCGGAGTCCTGACGTCCGACCTCCGATTAGATCCATCAACTGGGAGGGGAGGCGTAATCGTGGACTCGGGAACATCTGTGACGCGGCTAGCGCGACCGGCGTACGAGGCGCTGCGCGACGCCTTCAAGGCCGGGACGACAGGGTTAAAGGCGTCGCCGGGTGGTTTCTCGCTCTTCGACACTTGCTATAACCTCTCTGGACGGACGGAAGTGAAGGTGCCGACTGTGGTGTTGCACCTGGCCGGCGGTTCGGCTGTATCGCTGCCGGCAGAGAATTACCTTATCCCAGTCGACACCAGCGCTACGTTCTGCTTCGCGTTTGCTGGGACCGACAGCGGTGTGTCCATCATCGGCAACATCCAGCAGCAAGGGTACCGGGTGGTGTTCGACAGGGAAAAGTCAAGGGTTGGTCTCATGCCGCGAGGATGTTGA
- the LOC122027640 gene encoding probable inactive ATP-dependent zinc metalloprotease FTSHI 1, chloroplastic codes for MLILNLPPSDALLTCRVFARSRRRSAAALHRSPPAFLPLRPPHPFHLWGKTVYGDWNRRETVVLQQINARRNGDAGDKEDDFVTKVLKENPSQVEPKFLVGDRFVTLREKYAEAKGSDSGLTQLVKRLLGQSTIGKEESGTGGGKKGEAENPVYLKDLLREFKGKLYVPEEVFKENLSEEEEFDNNIQELPWMSFEDFQKHVSAGKVKLLTSKSIIDDSSEFQYRYFVVHLKEIPGDENIQKTKWVIRLNSDQARVALEEYRGPQYEIEKHTTSYISKLHEYPHPVASSITSRFLVELGMMTAVIAAAGAVIAGFAASAAFAVTSFLYAATAYVVWPLSKPVVKFVLGIISSIAERIWENILDLFTEGGFFSRMYGFYTYGGVSASLQMLKPIMLVLVTMVLLVRFTLSRRPKNYRKWDIWQGIEFGHSKPQARVDGSTGVKFSDVAGIDDAVEELQELVRYLKNPELFDKMGIKPPHGVLLEGPPGCGKTLVAKAIAGEAGVPFYQMAGSEFVEVLVGVGSARIRDLFKRAKVNRPAVVFVDEIDALGTRRQGIYKKTTNHLYNAATQERETTLNQLLIELDGFDTGKGVIFIGATNRRDLLDPALLRPGRFDRKIRIRPPGAKGRLDILRVHARKVKMSPTVDLSTYAKNLPGWSGAKLAQLVQDAALVSVRNGHEFILQSDMDDAVDRLTIGPKRSGIDLGHQGQCRRAVTEVGVALTSHLLRRYENANVELCDRISIIPRGQSLSQIVFNHLDDEAYVFERRPQLLHRLQVFLGGRVAEEIIYGRDTSKASLKYLQDATYLARKILTIWNLENPMTIHGEPSPWQKKPKFVGPRLDFEGSLYKHYGLIEPPINLDLDDNVAQKTEEILCDMYEQTYSMLRRHSAALVKTVKVLLDNKEIRGNQIEFILDSYPIETPVKVVLAENNPGSLPFFEEHGDNKALPPELLQVEEAEAAVQ; via the exons ATGCTCATTCTCAATCTTCCGCCAAGCGATGCCCTTCTCACCTGCAGGGTCTTCGCCAGATCACGCCGCCGCTCCGCCGCCGCCCTCCACCGGTCTCCGCCTGCCTTTCTCCCTCTCCGACCACCCCATCCCTTCCACCTATGGGGGAAAACGGTCTATGGAGATTGGAATCGCCGTGAGACGGTGGTACTCCAGCAGATCAATGCCCGTCGAAATGGAGACGCCGGTGACAAGGAGGATGATTTCGTTactaaggttttaaaagagaacccTAGCCAGGTGGAGCCCAAATTCCTGGTCGGAGATCGGTTTGTTACGCTGAGGGAGAAGTACGCAGAGGCGAAGGGTTCGGATTCTGGATTAACTCAGCTTGTCAAACGACTGTTAGGGCAGTCTACGATTGGGAAGGAGGAGAGTGGGACCGGTGGTGGGAAGAAAGGCGAGGCAGAAAATCCGGTGTATCTCAAGGACCTTCTGAGGGAGTTCAAGGGTAAACTTTATGTTCCTGAAGAGGTGTTCAAGGAGAATTTATCCGAAGAGGAAGAGTTCGACAATAACATACAGGAGCTTCCGTGGATGAGTTTCGAGGATTTTCAGAAACACGTTAGTGCTGGAAAAGTAAAGTTGTTGACATCGAAGTCGATAATCGACGACTCTTCTGAATTCCAATACAGATATTTTGTTGTCCATTTGAAGGAGATTCCAGGTGACGAAAACATTCAAAAAACAAAATG GGTGATTAGGCTGAATTCAGATCAAGCACGGGTAGCATTGGAGGAATACAGAGGACCACAGTATGAAATTGAGAAACATACCACG TCCTACATCAGCAAGTTACATGAATACCCACACCCTGTAGCATCTTCAATTACAAGCAGATTCTTGGTTGAACTTGGGATGATGACAGCAGTAATAGCTGCTGCTGGAGCTGTGATTGCAGGTTTTGCAGCATCTGCAGCTTTTGCCGTAACCAGTTTTCTGTATGCTGCTACTGCATATGTCGTATGGCCTCTATCTAAGCCTGTTGTGAAGTTTGTGCTGGGTATAATCTCCAGTATTGCAGAACGAATATGGGAAAATATTCTTGATTTGTTCACTGAAGGTGGATTTTTCTCCAGAATGTATGGATTCTACACTTATGGTGGTGTCTCTGCTAGCTTGCAAATGTTAAAACCCATCATGTTAGTTCTTGTTACAATGGTTCTCCTTGTCCGATTTACTCTGTCAAGAAGACCGAAGAATTATAGGAAATGG GATATATGGCAAGGGATTGAATTTGGACACTCCAAGCCACAGGCACGAGTTGAT GGTTCTACTGGAGTCAAATTCAGTGATGTGGCAGGGATAGATGATGCAGTAGAAGAACTGCAGGAG CTTGTGAGATATTTGAAGAATCCAGAACTATTTGATAAGATGGGGATTAAACCTCCCCATGGGGTGCTTTTGGAGGGCCCCCCTGGCTGTGGAAAG ACTCTTGTTGCAAAGGCAATTGCTGGTGAAGCTGGTGTACCATTTTATCAAATGGCTGGTTCTGAGTTTGTTGAAGTTCTGGTTGGTGTTGGTTCTGCTCGTATAAGAGACCTTTTTAAGAGAGCTAAG GTAAACAGACCAGCAGTTGTATTTGTTGATGAGATTGACGCATTGGGAACTAG GCGCCAAGGAATTTACAAGAAAACTACCAACCACCTTTACAATGCGGCAACTCAAGAGAGAGAGACTACACTTAACCAACTACTGATAGAGCTTGATGGTTTTGATACCGGAAAAGGTGTGATTTTTATAGGTGCTACAAATCGTAGGGATCTATTAGATCCTGCACTTCTTCGACCTGGTCGCTTTGACCGCAAG ATAAGAATTCGTCCTCCTGGGGCAAAGGGACGACTCGATATCTTGAGGGTTCATGCTCGTAAAGTTAAAATGTCACCAACTGTTGATTTGTCAACATATGCTAAAAATTTGCCTG GATGGTCAGGAGCTAAGCTAGCGCAGTTGGTGCAAGATGCTGCCCTGGTATCAGTCAGGAATGGACATGAATTTATCCTTCAGTCCGACATGGACGATGCAGTTGATCGGTTGACAATAGGACCTAAGCGCTCAGGAATTGACTTGGGTCATCAAGGGCAATGTCGAAGGGCTGTTACCGAGGTTGGAGTTGCTTTAACTTCACATTTACTGAGGCGGTATGAAAATGCCAATGTTGAATTATGCGATAGGATTTCAATAATTCCTCGGGGCCAG AGTCTTTCTCAAATTGTATTTAATCATCTTGATGATGAAGCATACGTGTTTGAAAGAAGGCCCCAGTTACTGCATCGGCTGCAG GTATTCCTGGGGGGAAGAGTAGCAGAAGAGATTATATATGGACGAGACACTTCAAAAGCTTCCTTGAAGTACCTTCAAGACGCCACCTACCTTGCTCGGAAAATTCTAACTAT TTGGAACTTGGAAAATCCTATGACCATACATGGAGAGCCAAGTCCTTGGCAAAAGAAACCCAAGTTTGTAGGTCCGCGCTTGGATTTTGAAGGCTCACTGTACAAGCATTACGGACTCATTGAACCTCCAATCAATTTGGATTTGGATGACAATGTTgcgcagaaaacagaagaaaTATTATGTGACATGTATGAACAGACTTATTCCATGTTGAGGAGACATTCAGCGGCTCTCGTGAAAACAGTCAAG GTTCTTTTGGATAACAAGGAAATCAGGGGAAATCAAATTGAGTTTATCCTTGATAGTTACCCTATAGAGACTCCGGTGAAGGTCGTCCTGGCGGAGAATAATCCagggagcctgccattcttcgaAGAACATGGAGACAACAAGGCACTGCCTCCTGAACTGCTTCAAGTTGAGGAAGCTGAAGCAGCAGTGCAGTAA
- the LOC122027797 gene encoding uncharacterized protein LOC122027797 isoform X4 — protein MDLEILLPFNTMRFQRLNSPDIVVLSSGRKSGLKPSEEYDAVEDNGFPSCSPLEVKALKGKPNAASDYRSPSRDPPFFNVSSSEAAVHTYGIPSSSLTSTLPAPTKDLGNHQVNGASHGDVLFQWGHRKRSRWLRTEARASSVAAPAAAEGSESPAHSRQMVKLQRRSSAAPAAAAALALPTPCGPYATRTRPCHPGRDSRASLANRSVEDRSEGRARPEKRSPPEKVLRSPPIAFGSDAADPDPKQLPLASDSKPSTAKERINLDHFEWPRIQLCLSRKEKEDDFLAMKGTKLPQRPKKRAKNIDRTLQYCFPGMWLSELTRGRYEVREKKCVKKQQKRRGLKGMESLDSDSE, from the exons ATGGACCTTGAAATCCTTCTTCCGTTCAACACGATGAG ATTCCAGAGACTAAACAGCCCAGACATCGTCGTCCTCAGCAGTGGTAGAAAATCAGGCTTGAAACCGTCGGAGGAATACGACGCCGTGGAGGACAACGGATTCCCAAGCTGCTCACCGCTGGAAGTTAAAGCATTGAAGGGAAAACCCAACGCCGCCTCGGACTACCGGTCCCCGAGCCGCGATCCGCCCTTCTTCAATGTCTCCTCCTCGGAGGCGGCGGTGCACACCTACGGCATACCTTCCTCCTCCCTCACTTCTACCCTCCCGGCTCCGACGAAGGATCTCGGCAACCACCAGGTCAACGGGGCGAGCCACGGCGACGTCCTCTTCCAGTGGGGGCACCGGAAGCGGTCGCGCTGGCTGAGGACAGAAGCCCGCGCGTCGTCAGTCGCAGCACCGGCGGCAGCGGAAGGGAGCGAGTCGCCGGCCCACTCGAGGCAGATGGTCAAGCTCCAACGGAGGTCATCGGCAGCCCCAGCGGCCGCTGCAGCCCTCGCCTTGCCTACTCCCTGCGGGCCTTACGCTACCAGAACGAGGCCATGCCATCCCGGCCGCGACTCGAGGGCGTCTCTTGCCAACAG GAGCGTCGAAGATCGATCGGAAGGCCGAGCTCGACCCGAGAAGCGATCCCCGCCAGAGAAGGTTCTCAGATCGCCTCCCATCGCCTTCGGCAGCGACGCGGCAGATCCGGACCCGAAGCAGCTTCCGCTGGCATCCGATTCGAAGCCCAGCACGGCGAAGGAAAGAATCAATCTGGATCACTTCGAGTGGCCAAGGATCCAGCTCTGCCTCTCGAGGAAGGAGAAAGAGGACGATTTCTTAGCCATGAAGGGCACCAAGCTCCCCCAGCGCCCCAAGAAGAGGGCCAAGAACATTGACAGGACCTTGCAG TATTGCTTCCCAGGGATGTGGCTTTCGGAGTTGACGAGGGGAAGGTACGAAGTAAGAGAGAAGAAATGCGTGAAGAAG CAGCAGAAGCGAAGAGGATTGAAGGGAATGGAGAGCCTGGACAGTGATTCCGAGTGA
- the LOC122027797 gene encoding uncharacterized protein LOC122027797 isoform X1 — protein sequence MELKFSEVATGYFLIFHFRFQRLNSPDIVVLSSGRKSGLKPSEEYDAVEDNGFPSCSPLEVKALKGKPNAASDYRSPSRDPPFFNVSSSEAAVHTYGIPSSSLTSTLPAPTKDLGNHQVNGASHGDVLFQWGHRKRSRWLRTEARASSVAAPAAAEGSESPAHSRQMVKLQRRSSAAPAAAAALALPTPCGPYATRTRPCHPGRDSRASLANRSVEDRSEGRARPEKRSPPEKVLRSPPIAFGSDAADPDPKQLPLASDSKPSTAKERINLDHFEWPRIQLCLSRKEKEDDFLAMKGTKLPQRPKKRAKNIDRTLQYCFPGMWLSELTRGRYEVREKKCVKKQQKRRGLKGMESLDSDSE from the exons ATGGAGTTAAAATTCTCGGAGGTGGCTACCGGCTATTTTCTGATCTTTCATTTTAG ATTCCAGAGACTAAACAGCCCAGACATCGTCGTCCTCAGCAGTGGTAGAAAATCAGGCTTGAAACCGTCGGAGGAATACGACGCCGTGGAGGACAACGGATTCCCAAGCTGCTCACCGCTGGAAGTTAAAGCATTGAAGGGAAAACCCAACGCCGCCTCGGACTACCGGTCCCCGAGCCGCGATCCGCCCTTCTTCAATGTCTCCTCCTCGGAGGCGGCGGTGCACACCTACGGCATACCTTCCTCCTCCCTCACTTCTACCCTCCCGGCTCCGACGAAGGATCTCGGCAACCACCAGGTCAACGGGGCGAGCCACGGCGACGTCCTCTTCCAGTGGGGGCACCGGAAGCGGTCGCGCTGGCTGAGGACAGAAGCCCGCGCGTCGTCAGTCGCAGCACCGGCGGCAGCGGAAGGGAGCGAGTCGCCGGCCCACTCGAGGCAGATGGTCAAGCTCCAACGGAGGTCATCGGCAGCCCCAGCGGCCGCTGCAGCCCTCGCCTTGCCTACTCCCTGCGGGCCTTACGCTACCAGAACGAGGCCATGCCATCCCGGCCGCGACTCGAGGGCGTCTCTTGCCAACAG GAGCGTCGAAGATCGATCGGAAGGCCGAGCTCGACCCGAGAAGCGATCCCCGCCAGAGAAGGTTCTCAGATCGCCTCCCATCGCCTTCGGCAGCGACGCGGCAGATCCGGACCCGAAGCAGCTTCCGCTGGCATCCGATTCGAAGCCCAGCACGGCGAAGGAAAGAATCAATCTGGATCACTTCGAGTGGCCAAGGATCCAGCTCTGCCTCTCGAGGAAGGAGAAAGAGGACGATTTCTTAGCCATGAAGGGCACCAAGCTCCCCCAGCGCCCCAAGAAGAGGGCCAAGAACATTGACAGGACCTTGCAG TATTGCTTCCCAGGGATGTGGCTTTCGGAGTTGACGAGGGGAAGGTACGAAGTAAGAGAGAAGAAATGCGTGAAGAAG CAGCAGAAGCGAAGAGGATTGAAGGGAATGGAGAGCCTGGACAGTGATTCCGAGTGA
- the LOC122027797 gene encoding uncharacterized protein LOC122027797 isoform X2, which yields MELKFSEVATGYFLIFHFRFQRLNSPDIVVLSSGRKSGLKPSEEYDAVEDNGFPSCSPLEVKALKGKPNAASDYRSPSRDPPFFNVSSSEAAVHTYGIPSSSLTSTLPAPTKDLGNHQVNGASHGDVLFQWGHRKRSRWLRTEARASSVAAPAAAEGSESPAHSRQMVKLQRRSSAAPAAAAALALPTPCGPYATRTRPCHPGRDSRASLANRSVEDRSEGRARPEKRSPPEKVLRSPPIAFGSDAADPDPKQLPLASDSKPSTAKERINLDHFEWPRIQLCLSRKEKEDDFLAMKGTKLPQRPKKRAKNIDRTLQYCFPGMWLSELTRGRYEVREKKCVKKQKRRGLKGMESLDSDSE from the exons ATGGAGTTAAAATTCTCGGAGGTGGCTACCGGCTATTTTCTGATCTTTCATTTTAG ATTCCAGAGACTAAACAGCCCAGACATCGTCGTCCTCAGCAGTGGTAGAAAATCAGGCTTGAAACCGTCGGAGGAATACGACGCCGTGGAGGACAACGGATTCCCAAGCTGCTCACCGCTGGAAGTTAAAGCATTGAAGGGAAAACCCAACGCCGCCTCGGACTACCGGTCCCCGAGCCGCGATCCGCCCTTCTTCAATGTCTCCTCCTCGGAGGCGGCGGTGCACACCTACGGCATACCTTCCTCCTCCCTCACTTCTACCCTCCCGGCTCCGACGAAGGATCTCGGCAACCACCAGGTCAACGGGGCGAGCCACGGCGACGTCCTCTTCCAGTGGGGGCACCGGAAGCGGTCGCGCTGGCTGAGGACAGAAGCCCGCGCGTCGTCAGTCGCAGCACCGGCGGCAGCGGAAGGGAGCGAGTCGCCGGCCCACTCGAGGCAGATGGTCAAGCTCCAACGGAGGTCATCGGCAGCCCCAGCGGCCGCTGCAGCCCTCGCCTTGCCTACTCCCTGCGGGCCTTACGCTACCAGAACGAGGCCATGCCATCCCGGCCGCGACTCGAGGGCGTCTCTTGCCAACAG GAGCGTCGAAGATCGATCGGAAGGCCGAGCTCGACCCGAGAAGCGATCCCCGCCAGAGAAGGTTCTCAGATCGCCTCCCATCGCCTTCGGCAGCGACGCGGCAGATCCGGACCCGAAGCAGCTTCCGCTGGCATCCGATTCGAAGCCCAGCACGGCGAAGGAAAGAATCAATCTGGATCACTTCGAGTGGCCAAGGATCCAGCTCTGCCTCTCGAGGAAGGAGAAAGAGGACGATTTCTTAGCCATGAAGGGCACCAAGCTCCCCCAGCGCCCCAAGAAGAGGGCCAAGAACATTGACAGGACCTTGCAG TATTGCTTCCCAGGGATGTGGCTTTCGGAGTTGACGAGGGGAAGGTACGAAGTAAGAGAGAAGAAATGCGTGAAGAAG CAGAAGCGAAGAGGATTGAAGGGAATGGAGAGCCTGGACAGTGATTCCGAGTGA
- the LOC122027797 gene encoding uncharacterized protein LOC122027797 isoform X3 has protein sequence MELKFSEVATGYFLIFHFRFQRLNSPDIVVLSSGRKSGLKPSEEYDAVEDNGFPSCSPLEVKALKGKPNAASDYRSPSRDPPFFNVSSSEAAVHTYGIPSSSLTSTLPAPTKDLGNHQVNGASHGDVLFQWGHRKRSRWLRTEARASSVAAPAAAEGSESPAHSRQMVKLQRRSSAAPAAAAALALPTPCGPYATRTRPCHPGRDSRASLANRSVEDRSEGRARPEKRSPPEKVLRSPPIAFGSDAADPDPKQLPLASDSKPSTAKERINLDHFEWPRIQLCLSRKEKEDDFLAMKGTKLPQRPKKRAKNIDRTLQYCFPGMWLSELTRGRYEVREKKCVKKKRRGLKGMESLDSDSE, from the exons ATGGAGTTAAAATTCTCGGAGGTGGCTACCGGCTATTTTCTGATCTTTCATTTTAG ATTCCAGAGACTAAACAGCCCAGACATCGTCGTCCTCAGCAGTGGTAGAAAATCAGGCTTGAAACCGTCGGAGGAATACGACGCCGTGGAGGACAACGGATTCCCAAGCTGCTCACCGCTGGAAGTTAAAGCATTGAAGGGAAAACCCAACGCCGCCTCGGACTACCGGTCCCCGAGCCGCGATCCGCCCTTCTTCAATGTCTCCTCCTCGGAGGCGGCGGTGCACACCTACGGCATACCTTCCTCCTCCCTCACTTCTACCCTCCCGGCTCCGACGAAGGATCTCGGCAACCACCAGGTCAACGGGGCGAGCCACGGCGACGTCCTCTTCCAGTGGGGGCACCGGAAGCGGTCGCGCTGGCTGAGGACAGAAGCCCGCGCGTCGTCAGTCGCAGCACCGGCGGCAGCGGAAGGGAGCGAGTCGCCGGCCCACTCGAGGCAGATGGTCAAGCTCCAACGGAGGTCATCGGCAGCCCCAGCGGCCGCTGCAGCCCTCGCCTTGCCTACTCCCTGCGGGCCTTACGCTACCAGAACGAGGCCATGCCATCCCGGCCGCGACTCGAGGGCGTCTCTTGCCAACAG GAGCGTCGAAGATCGATCGGAAGGCCGAGCTCGACCCGAGAAGCGATCCCCGCCAGAGAAGGTTCTCAGATCGCCTCCCATCGCCTTCGGCAGCGACGCGGCAGATCCGGACCCGAAGCAGCTTCCGCTGGCATCCGATTCGAAGCCCAGCACGGCGAAGGAAAGAATCAATCTGGATCACTTCGAGTGGCCAAGGATCCAGCTCTGCCTCTCGAGGAAGGAGAAAGAGGACGATTTCTTAGCCATGAAGGGCACCAAGCTCCCCCAGCGCCCCAAGAAGAGGGCCAAGAACATTGACAGGACCTTGCAG TATTGCTTCCCAGGGATGTGGCTTTCGGAGTTGACGAGGGGAAGGTACGAAGTAAGAGAGAAGAAATGCGTGAAGAAG AAGCGAAGAGGATTGAAGGGAATGGAGAGCCTGGACAGTGATTCCGAGTGA